Proteins encoded by one window of Candidatus Polarisedimenticolaceae bacterium:
- a CDS encoding OsmC family protein produces the protein MEMTITMPGAGRVEAHFGGLTVTTDQDGTAPNPFALFLASIGTCAGIYVARFCQGRGLPHDRIRILQRVEADPATGLVGRIVLDIELPADFPEKYRDAVIRAADQCKVKKHLDAPPVIELYAVGAAV, from the coding sequence ATGGAAATGACGATCACGATGCCCGGGGCCGGCCGCGTCGAGGCCCACTTCGGCGGCCTGACGGTCACGACCGACCAGGACGGCACCGCCCCCAACCCCTTCGCGCTGTTCCTCGCCTCGATCGGGACCTGCGCGGGGATCTACGTCGCGCGGTTCTGCCAGGGGCGCGGCCTTCCCCACGACCGCATCCGCATCCTCCAGAGGGTGGAAGCCGACCCGGCGACCGGCCTCGTCGGCAGGATCGTGCTCGACATCGAGCTCCCCGCGGACTTCCCCGAGAAGTACCGCGATGCGGTGATCCGCGCGGCGGACCAGTGCAAGGTCAAGAAGCACCTCGACGCGCCGCCGGTGATCGAGTTGTATGCCGTGGGTGCCGCAGTCTGA